A region from the Gemmatimonadaceae bacterium genome encodes:
- a CDS encoding amidohydrolase family protein encodes MNALAGEGPLIDVHAHFYQEGAGRSDWRHLNARRLEAGDRLGITVHVASMLGTWGATSPTYFQSRDDTRSANDAMLGLQRGDRRIRSYVAVNPNDTDFAVAEIDRCAGAGAIGLKLAAARRCDDPVVEPIIERAAAHGFPVLHHIWQHRRRHWPGQDISDGADLAGLATRFPHVVFILAHIGGGGDYAHTFAAAADVPNVFLDLSGSGIDRGMLDDALEAVGPQRLLWGADLTLCTGLAKLRALEVIGLDGAAMADIRWRNAARIFPSLRF; translated from the coding sequence GTGAACGCCCTCGCGGGCGAGGGGCCGCTGATCGACGTGCACGCGCACTTCTATCAGGAGGGCGCGGGGCGAAGCGATTGGCGCCACCTCAACGCGCGTCGGCTGGAGGCCGGTGACCGGCTCGGCATCACGGTGCACGTGGCGTCGATGCTCGGCACGTGGGGAGCGACCTCGCCGACCTATTTCCAGTCCCGCGACGACACCCGCAGCGCCAACGATGCCATGCTGGGGTTGCAGCGCGGCGATCGGCGCATCCGATCGTACGTCGCCGTCAATCCGAACGACACCGACTTCGCCGTCGCGGAGATCGACCGCTGCGCCGGGGCCGGTGCCATCGGTCTCAAGCTGGCCGCCGCCCGACGGTGTGATGATCCCGTCGTCGAGCCGATCATCGAGCGCGCCGCCGCGCACGGCTTTCCGGTGCTGCACCACATCTGGCAACATCGTCGCCGGCACTGGCCCGGCCAGGACATCTCTGACGGCGCAGATCTCGCGGGGCTCGCGACCCGGTTCCCGCACGTGGTGTTCATCCTCGCGCATATCGGCGGCGGCGGGGACTACGCCCACACCTTCGCGGCAGCCGCCGACGTGCCTAACGTCTTCCTCGATCTCTCCGGCAGCGGGATCGATCGCGGCATGCTCGATGACGCGCTCGAGGCGGTCGGGCCACAACGCCTGCTGTGGGGCGCCGACCTCACGCTGTGCACGGGCCTCGCCAAGCTTCGCGCGCTCGAGGTCATCGGGCTCGACGGCGCCGCCATGGCCGACATCCGCTGGCGCAACGCCGCCCGCATTTTTCCTTCGCTGCGGTTCTGA
- a CDS encoding aminotransferase class III-fold pyridoxal phosphate-dependent enzyme, with the protein MAFNFFRRKEGAPPPDETAVEETDTSEEERASEEYDEGAPESVADDDALDLEWRSRAADWIPGGASTGSRRPAALYGDASTEGPAHYLRASGCHVTTASERTLIDCTMALGAVSLGYADDGVVRAVISAVASGHVAAFAHVSEVDIAERLCEVIPCAEQVRFLKSGAEGVSAAVRIARTVTSRSHVVASGYFGWHDWSNAGQGIPAEVARTVTRVPFNDLASLDAAVDAAGADLAAIVIEPVVEGLPDDAWLARARQRCDEAGAVLVYDEMKTGFRLATGGFHQGHAIQPDLAVFGKAMACGMPVSAVVGRRDVMAAATQTWISSTAAGESASLAAIGAVLDRYGEEDVCGTLARVGRQIRLGVERAVVASGIAGVSVHGLDPMWFLRFDEPALETRFLERAAALGVMFKRGAYNYAALAHDTDEVLLEIERVASTAMVEVLEDVA; encoded by the coding sequence ATGGCCTTCAATTTCTTCCGCCGCAAAGAGGGCGCGCCCCCGCCTGACGAGACGGCCGTCGAGGAGACCGACACGTCCGAAGAGGAGCGTGCGAGCGAGGAGTACGACGAAGGGGCTCCCGAGTCCGTTGCTGACGACGATGCGCTCGACCTCGAGTGGCGCTCGCGTGCGGCGGATTGGATTCCGGGTGGCGCGTCCACCGGCAGTCGCCGGCCGGCGGCCCTGTACGGCGATGCGTCGACCGAGGGGCCGGCGCATTATCTCCGCGCCTCCGGCTGCCACGTCACCACCGCCTCCGAACGCACGCTCATCGATTGCACCATGGCGCTCGGCGCCGTGAGCCTGGGCTATGCCGACGACGGCGTGGTGCGTGCGGTGATCAGCGCCGTGGCAAGCGGGCACGTGGCCGCGTTCGCGCACGTCAGCGAGGTCGACATCGCCGAGCGGCTCTGCGAGGTCATTCCGTGTGCGGAGCAGGTGCGCTTTCTCAAGAGCGGGGCCGAGGGCGTGAGCGCGGCGGTGCGCATCGCGCGCACCGTGACGTCGAGGTCGCACGTGGTGGCGTCGGGCTACTTCGGTTGGCACGACTGGTCCAATGCAGGGCAGGGGATTCCCGCGGAGGTCGCGCGAACGGTGACGCGTGTGCCCTTCAACGACCTCGCGTCGCTCGATGCCGCGGTCGATGCCGCGGGAGCGGATCTCGCCGCCATCGTCATCGAGCCGGTGGTCGAAGGCCTGCCTGACGACGCCTGGCTGGCACGCGCGCGCCAACGGTGCGACGAGGCGGGTGCCGTGCTCGTGTACGACGAAATGAAGACCGGATTCCGACTGGCGACCGGCGGTTTTCACCAGGGCCATGCGATCCAGCCTGACCTGGCGGTGTTCGGCAAGGCGATGGCGTGTGGGATGCCCGTGTCCGCCGTGGTCGGTCGGCGCGACGTCATGGCGGCCGCGACGCAGACGTGGATCTCGTCCACGGCCGCCGGTGAGTCCGCCTCGCTCGCGGCGATCGGCGCCGTGCTTGATCGCTACGGTGAGGAGGACGTCTGTGGGACGCTCGCCAGGGTGGGCAGACAGATCCGGCTGGGTGTCGAGCGCGCCGTGGTGGCGAGCGGCATCGCCGGGGTCAGCGTCCACGGGCTCGACCCCATGTGGTTCCTGCGATTCGACGAGCCGGCCCTGGAGACACGCTTTCTCGAGCGCGCGGCTGCCCTGGGTGTCATGTTCAAACGCGGCGCCTACAACTACGCGGCGCTCGCGCACGACACCGATGAGGTGCTGCTCGAGATCGAGCGTGTGGCGTCCACCGCGATGGTGGAGGTGCTGGAGGACGTCGCGTGA
- a CDS encoding cytochrome c3 family protein, translating into MTSRSKWALVPAFFAIAMTATVLSAYSGASSSQGVQPVQPIPFPHPVHVKTVGMNCLYCHYSANKSADPGLPAVGTCMGCHTLVGPNRPARDGQPARVSEGIKTLQEYAPIGQPAKWKEIPWVRIHKLPEYVRFPHVRHVSAGVTCQTCHGAVQDMAQVYQNASLNMGWCLTCHVNGYQLSEGLTAAGDTAGATAAAAVAPKKARYDCAVCHY; encoded by the coding sequence ATGACGAGCAGGAGTAAGTGGGCACTGGTTCCGGCCTTCTTTGCGATCGCAATGACGGCGACCGTGCTCTCGGCCTACAGCGGCGCGTCCTCGTCGCAAGGCGTCCAACCCGTCCAGCCCATCCCCTTTCCGCATCCCGTGCATGTGAAGACGGTCGGGATGAACTGCCTGTACTGCCACTACAGCGCGAACAAGTCGGCGGATCCCGGGTTGCCGGCCGTCGGGACGTGCATGGGATGCCATACCCTGGTGGGACCGAACCGTCCCGCGCGCGATGGCCAGCCCGCACGGGTGAGCGAAGGGATCAAGACGCTGCAGGAGTATGCGCCCATCGGGCAGCCGGCCAAGTGGAAGGAGATCCCCTGGGTGCGCATCCACAAGCTCCCGGAATACGTCCGCTTCCCGCACGTTCGCCACGTGAGCGCGGGCGTTACCTGCCAGACGTGCCATGGAGCGGTGCAGGACATGGCGCAGGTCTACCAGAACGCGTCGCTCAACATGGGTTGGTGCCTCACGTGTCACGTGAACGGCTACCAGTTGAGCGAGGGACTCACGGCCGCGGGTGACACCGCCGGCGCCACGGCCGCGGCGGCCGTCGCGCCAAAGAAGGCGCGCTACGATTGCGCGGTCTGCCACTACTAG